One Oncorhynchus keta strain PuntledgeMale-10-30-2019 chromosome 23, Oket_V2, whole genome shotgun sequence DNA segment encodes these proteins:
- the LOC118402566 gene encoding MAGUK p55 subfamily member 7-like, with product MGRNGLIHEGDELREVNGVQMEDKTPEEIIPIMAQSQGEVTFKVIPVPGIKEKLSANETMLFVRSLFDYNPEEDPAIPCRQAGLGFKRGDILQIVNQEDDTWWQACRHGESNSRAGLIPSRQLQERRVALQRPKALFKPQRVPNKVTAGLRRSFRLGRRGGGSVESKRKSQEMGGATQTPTYLEVAPYCRDHKEGRRLVLLVGPSGVGLSEMKRRLLLSDPDHYGVTVPHTTREKRKQEKDGVEYHFVSRRTFEMDIVNHKFLEYGEHRGNYYGTSLESVHKVIGENKVCLLDVQPNTVQRLHTTEFKPCVVFVKPPSIQELRFSRRKATLISTQDMTKLTKTFSEEDFEDMITSAEAMDSQYGHLFEMVIVNGDFAMALNKLRAELEKLETEAPQWIPVEWTSHTKQNTESVC from the exons ATGGGCAGGAATG GTCTGATTCATGAGGGCGATGAGCTAAGGGAAGTCAATGGAGTCCAAATGGAGGATAAGACACCGGAGGAAATCATTCCTATTATG GCTCAATCGCAGGGAGAGGTGACGTTTAAAGTGATACCGGTACCTGGCATCAAGGAAAAGCTGTCAGCCAATGAGACTATG TTATTTGTACGGTCGCTCTTTGACTACAATCCCGAGGAGGACCCTGCCATCCCCTGCAGACAGGCAGGGCTGGGCTTCAAGAGGGGGGACATCCTTCAGATCGTTAACCAGGAGGACGACACCTGGTGGCAAGCCTGTCGTCATGGTGAAAGCAACTCCCGAGCAGGACTCATCCCCTCCAGGCAACTTCAGGAGAG GAGAGTCGCTCTCCAGCGGCCCAAAGCCTTATTTAAACCTCAGAGAGTCCCAAACAAAGTGACAG CTGGTCTGAGAAGGAGTTTCAGGCTGGGCAGGAGGGGCGGTGGGAGTGTTGAGTCTAAAAGGAAGAGCCAGGAGATGGGAGGAGCCACACAGACACCCACCTACCTGGAGGTGGCACCGTACTGCAGGGACCACAAAGAGGGACGTCGGCTGGTCCTGCTAGTTG GTCCCAGTGGAGTTGGGCTGAGTgagatgaagaggagactcctgctTTCTGACCCTGACCACTATGGTGTCACTGTTCCAC ACACcaccagagagaagaggaagcaggagaaagatggggtaGAGTACCACTTTGTCTCAAGGCGGACGTTTGAAATGGACATCGTCAACCACAA GTTTTTAGAGTATGGGGAGCACAGAGGGAACTACTATGGGACCAGTCTGGAGTCAGTGCACAAGGTCATAGGGGAGAACAAGGTGTGCCTACTGGATGTGCAGCCTAAT ACTGTACAGCGCTTACACACAACCGAGTTCAAACCATGTGTTGTTTTTGTGAAGCCACCATCGATTCAGGAGCTACGTTTTAGCCGGAGGAAAGCTACATTAATTTCCACCCAAGATATGACGAAACTGACAAAGACATTTTCG GAAGAGGACTTTGAAGATATGATTACCTCAGCAGAAGCCATGGATAGCCAGTACGGCCACCTGTTTGAGATGGTCATCGTCAATGGCGATTTCGCCATGGCATTGAACAAACTGAGGGCGGAGCTGGAAAAGCTTGAGACGGAGGCGCCTCAGTGGATTCCTGTGGAGTGGACCAGTCACAccaaacagaacacagagagCGTGTGCTGA